A genomic stretch from Setaria italica strain Yugu1 chromosome VII, Setaria_italica_v2.0, whole genome shotgun sequence includes:
- the LOC101777653 gene encoding phosphatidylcholine:diacylglycerol cholinephosphotransferase 1: MAQPPPEQERALGEGGERHVPGNACFHVFIVMQARYILWAILTEQRPRAAVAVLMMFTSRGVLGCAMQLPLPTEFLGSGMDFSFFLFFSGHVAGAVIVAANMRRKSRVALAWLYDALNLLQGACRGHYNIDLAVGVGAGILFDTIARCYFDTKNGGGKNAHCRSCQCHKALLSH, encoded by the exons ATGGCCCAGCCTCCACCCGAGCAGGAGCGAGCGCTGGGggagggcggcgagcggcacgTCCCAG GCAACGCATGCTTCCATGTGTTCATCGTGATGCAGGCGAGGTACATCCTGTGGGCCATCCTCACGGAGCAGcgtccccgcgccgccgtcgccgtgctcaTGATGTTCACCAGCCGTGGCGTGCTCGGCTGCGCCATGCAGCTCCCGCTGCCGACGGAGTTCCTAGGCTCCGGGATGgacttctccttcttccttttcttctcggGCCACGTCGCCGGTGCGGTGATCGTGGCGGCCAACATGCGCCGCAAGAGCCGGGTCGCGCTGGCGTGGCTCTACGACGCGCTCAACCTGCTCCAGGGGGCGTGCAGGGGACACTACAACATCGACCTAGCCGTCGGTGTCGGGGCAGGGATCCTCTTCGACACGATCGCCAGGTGCTACTTCGACACCAAAAATGGCGGCGGCAAGAACGCGCACTGCCGCAGCTGCCAGTGCCACAAGGCTCTCCTCTCGCACTAG
- the LOC101778077 gene encoding two-component response regulator ORR42 — translation MASKNQGSAPRALVVEDIKVDCVILLRMLHKLNCEATVAHNGKEAIDLFLEGKTFDIVFFDKDMPVMTGSEAVTKIRAMGGTEVKIVGVSADFGGMEAFIGAGANVFVPKPMKLETLDSMLQEVLGKKNISG, via the exons ATGGCATCCAAGAACCAAGGGTCTGCTCCAAGGGCACTAGTCGTTGAGGATATCAAAGTTGACTGTGTAATTCTCTTGCGTATGCTGCACAAACTGAACTGTGAAGCTACAGTTGCTCATAATGGCAAAGAGGCTATTGACCTTTTCCTTGAAGGGAAAACATTTGACATAGTTTTCTTTGACAAGGATATGCCTGTAATGACTGGTTCTGAG GCTGTGACCAAGATTCGTGCCATGGGAGGTACTGAGGTGAAGATCGTTGGAGTCTCAGCAGATTTTGGTGGCATGGAGGCATTCATCGGAGCTGGTGCTAATGTGTTTGTGCCCAAACCCATGAAGCTTGAAACCCTCGATTCTATGCTCCAGGAGGTCCTTGGCAAGAAGAACATTAGTGGCTAG